A region of the Mytilus galloprovincialis chromosome 1, xbMytGall1.hap1.1, whole genome shotgun sequence genome:
aaatgatggcgTTCACATACGAACGAACTAGAGATCATATCAGTTATTGGCTTATTGCTTATAAATCAAATGATAGCAGTTCAATTTCCTAAATCCTAAATACTCTTTAATTGATTGATATGCTCGGTTCCAATAGGATATACTGAATTAATGTCAGATGTCAAAATGACTGTAACATGCGAAATCTCCATTAATATTCACTATCCTAAATGTTACACAGACAAGAGCAGCTTATACTATGTAACATTATGCTCTGACCTTGACACACGTTGTAAAAATTAACATGTCGTGGGCTTGGTTGCATTTCATATACAATCAGCATGTATAAATGCAAAAATatgcataacattaattacaaaatggttttattttattttacattttaccagTTTCATGAGTCTGAGTTAGTCATCTTTCAGACATTCAACCTTTAGGCATAGCCATACTTACTGAATTGCAagttcaaattcaaagttgatatTGAGTCGTAATACTCATTTAAAACACTTATAACCGAGAAGATATACATTTAGCTTTGTCATTATTGTtttacaagacaagacaagacataTGACAAGacaatgtttttttaattcaagtCTCAGCTCATCAAAACATTtactacatttttgtatatacatgtagatataagaagatgtggtatgagtgccaatgaaacaactcttaatccatgtatacatttaaaaaaaatcattataggtaAAAGTTAGGTTTTCAACCCGGAGCCTCTGcacacatcgaacagcaagctatataggcCCCAAAAATGattaatgtaaaaccattcaaacgagaaacccaacggtctaatctatgtaaaaaaaacgagaaacgagaaacacttatgaaccacatcaacaaacgacaattactgaacatcaggttcctgacttaggacaggtgcacacAATTGCAGCGGGTTCTAATAGCtgaggtaccaaccttcacccttagtCCTTCTCTAAACACATATGGATATTAATAGGTGAAAAATGAGCAATACTGTTCAATACAAAGGGCGTAACAAATGATTAGTATAAACGTTCTAACAATTGATTAACCCAGTCTAAGAATATCATCGTCTATAGTATATCAAAATAGACGAACCAATTTGGGAATGTGATCGCCTATAATCAATATGTAGTTAAGTGGTCTATTATTTTTCTCTTTAGATAAGCTCAGTGGATTTGCAATAATATtatatgtataaaacaaaaactgtttcCTGAATATTAACAATACCCCTGACATTTACTTAATTAACAATTAACAACATGTGTTTGTCCTGAAAAATGTTGGTCTAAGCAGTAATTTTTTCGTTTATTCAGAGTTTCGTGTTGATGTCAGAATTTGGTAAACCGATATCTTCATTCACAATTTGTTAAGGATGGGCAAATGGTGACGCACGAACAACATTGCGTACCTTAGATCTACCTTGATGACATTTTGTTGTTGTGCTGTTGTCTTCATCCCGTATCTGCCTTTATTCCTACAATTACAAATTTATCATATtccatttttatatgttttagataCAAATAATTCAAGAATGAGCTTTAAGACTGTACTATTAAGtattaattaaacatttaaaggAATATGTTCGAACAATATTTTGTGGAATATTAAGCGTTCTTGCCTTGACAAGGACTGGTGCCATGTCAACAGTTGTAACTCAAATCgttccaatttgaaaaaaaagtaatggCTATCCATAATTAATCATTGCAGACTGATGCATTTAATTATGTTTCCGAACAATTTGCTTTGGACTTGTTGGGGCCATGGGACGTCAGAACATATTTCATATAGAAAACATGGAAGTAGCATCCATACTTGAAGCGTCAAGTTTCTCTCTCGAAATCGTAAAGAAAACATACATCATTCGATTCCTTCGTCTTTTAACTCCACGATTGTATTCCGATTACTGCATAAACGAAAGCTTTATGTCCATCGACCCACCTATTTCAGAAGAATTATTTCTGTACAAATGGCGTCAAGATTCAATAATAGcttgtatacattaatttaatgTAACAGGTTCTTGTTGAACTAGAATTTCGGAATTTCCCCCCAATTGATGAATATGGACCAAATccatttttaaatatgtttaaaatttcaacaaaGTTTCTCAGGAAAAATCATAAAACACATAATTCGATATCTCAAGGGACACTTCTTTCTAAATAGCTGAAATGTCAAACGAAGAGACTCTTACATGGGTCAGATAACTATATAATCTATGTTAATTCCTACATATCGTTGTATCCATAATATGAAAGATATTTTCATATAGGATGTCAAACTTAATGGAAGTTTTTGTACTAGAACTTATCATTTACATTTGAATGTCTTACTAACCGTGAACTGTTGTCTTTTCTAACTTGCTTTACAATGTtggcatttatatatttttaaaagggtcatatggtgacctatatttccATGTcctttttattgttatattcGTTATATAATACATATCTACGCAGTTTCATTGCGCAGTTGTATACAAAaggtatatatattacaatacttgaatggggaaatatatcatatttgtatggCTAAATGTATATCGTGAAACATCCAGTTTGAATCTGTTtatgcaagttacataaaaaaataatgcacAACTATATATTATGCGAGGTAAAAAATACTTATTGTCCCAGCTGGTAAATGGACGCGAAACAAAACAAGCAACACAACTTTGGCCCACCATACGGAAACAAGACTTctcaagtttttttaaattactgttgattaaatttttattattttactatttttcaaCAGACCAGCTTTTTCTCAAAGTCAACGTTTTCTGATTATACTTCAAGATTacaataattatgataataatttACGCATTGATTTTTCTCCGTAAACCTGTGTAAACAAACATTTCAACTCCAAATTAGTAtttatttcacaattttaaaATCCCATTTGAAAGACGATAACCGAGTGGAAATTTTTGTTAGTGATTGTCGAAGTGTGGAAATAAAACGTAGTACAGATTTGGGTCAGTTATTAATATATTATCAGTCAACAACTATAGTTAACATGGCGAAAGTTGTTATATGTTTAGATGGAAGTCAGTATGCTGAGGATGCATATAACTGTGAGTATGACAAATATTGTGTGGCTAAATGTCTTATGTAACATGTTTACGTTCATCGTGAAGTTACGCGAATTATTTAAAGAATGTTTAATATCGACCAGGTATAGAGTAGCCATTGACATTTACTTAATACGCATATGTTTACGATTATGCTATTTTCTGAGGAACAGCGGCAAGGGATAAGGGTACGAGATTAGCTCTCCTTCACTTTTCACTaagatccccccccccctttttcttaCCCGACACATGTCGATTTGTGGTTAGATACACACTAAAATCAATACCGGTATCAACTCGCAGTTTCCGTATCATGGACCCTCCTCCTCTTTTCTGCactaaatttagtttttttgttggaATTATTGACTTTATTTTGAATATCTATTTAAAACAAACCATGATATACGCATGTTTATTTGTATTATgtatacatgtttgtttttgtaaattgtatGTGTGGTACAAAGTATATATTTGTAGTACATTGTTTATTAACAATTTTACACGTCACATACACAAGGCTTATATAAATAACTATAATTATGACCGCATGTCTGAAGCCTTCATGCAGTATTATCACGTCTCATCTCTATTTTCCTTGTCCTAAATAACCCTATCCGTTTCGTGTTCTGAATCaaaatgaatgttatattttAGCGGTCAGCGGGGAATAATTGTCAAGTCATTTTGCTACCATACAGggaataataaattttaaaaaaattgcttGCCAAGTATGGTCGGATCATTGCTCAAGCTTTACAATAGCATTGGACTTTTTCTTGTACAAAAGGTGCAGGGTGTCTCTTTTTCATCTTTCGTCCGTTCCTTACTTAAATATGTTAAACTTCCCTCTCTGGGAAGGGGTGTTTGTTGTGGAAAAAGGGGGTGGAGTGCAGCAGTTTTTTATTCCTTATTCCTACTTCCCTAGACCCTTATTTCCAGGTCTTGTTATCCCTGTCCAATCTTTGCATGCCATGTATGTTGGTCCTTTTTCTGTTAATTCATTTTGGTGTGGATGAATAAGactttctgataaaaaaaataaccaaaacttTTGTTGAGAtaaatataaattagatcgtttcgaagtgaaatatttgtttttattcatataaaatgtGCCTTTACTGATTAGATAATTTTGAACCGGTCTTTGAACTACACAAAAAACTAGAGTTTAATGTCGTGAACATAACATATTTGCCATTAGTCGGGTTAACATGCTTGACTGCtcaaatatttcaagtttttaagATGTATGCTTAGTATATATGAAATGCACTGTTGATCTTCAATTCGTATGCACAACGATGTTTTTCAAAATCTAAAGACCGATGTAGGAAATGTGTTAAATACGCTTTTATATTGAAATGTCAAATGTGAGGTGGAGGTCCTTTTACAATATCAGCTGAGAATGTATTAAGTAATTTTTTAGTTTGGGTTAAGGAACAATGCACGTCTAATTCAACCAAGTGAAATAAATACCAGAATATTCTAAATGCTTTCGGAACCACAAATTAAACTTCAAAACGCAGTTTTATCCAAACGTATCTACCATTTCATGTTTTTGTATTTCCATCCATGAATCATTCTAAAAGTAAATGTGCAGTAAATATGTTTCTATATGTATAGTTTAAGAAGCTGTATACTATatagatatcgctttaaagctccgcccactgccggactgagtattgtatgaacctacgtgacctcagaatgtgtattggagtcgcattccaatgacgtatcaattgcgaattaacgattacttttatacgttctgtttgttttcaaacatttctttagagcaataagaatcacaccaattttctgataacatacacacatgaacagcagtcttttctacgatgacaactacCGATTTCAacacttgaatgtgtatgattgtgtaacaaaaacaaccatgtcaatttcagcatgcatttttagtgagggccctcatggggtttttgattatgtgattacttggccgtttttttaatgattatttgattattaagccaaatatttcatgattatttgattacctaggactgtatttttagtttatgattatttgattactaaagataagcaaatatttaatgattatgtgattatattggcaaaaaaatggtgattatgtgattactaggaccccccatgaggggcctctttagtgaatgtcgagtctgaagcgtaggacaactcgtacactcctgtctcaaattggacaatgttttgttatttgtttttactgttgaaattagttgttatattaaaatagataattactcggctcgaaacaggtgtaatagctcgctaaaagctcgcatacaccttgtttcctagcctcgtacaaatacagctgacactaaacagttattgtctatatatttgtCTGTTCTATCCCTTAAAATTGTTGGCCTAACTTTACACTAGATGTGTATTGTTATTTTGAGAAATTATTTAGGGATCATATATTCCTTAATGTCTCTACATACTTTTACATCTCTAGATTTCGAATGATTAGGTCCTAGCGTTCCTAATGAAGAACATAAAAAGCTTACAATAAACACTAAGTACAAGCAATTTGCTAttcatattttttacttttttttttacataagagtACATAATTTCTCGTTGCAACAAAAATGATTATGAAGCAGTACTGGAACTAGTCTGGCATTCCAGACAGTATTCAGAACGCTATGAACACGTGATTAAGCTGTCACTTGATGTCATTCTTGTATTCATTGTCAGGTATAATCCCAGTCGTTTAGTCGTTCGTTGTAAACATAGACCACTTAGAATGATCCAGATGATTTCAATTATTAGCTTGTCAGATAAAAGTCAGGTCGATACGAATTTCTTTGTTGAATCCTGTAGCTTTGTTATTATTACATGTAGTATTTCTATGTTGAATGCCATTGGAAATACTTTTAATGTCGCATACGTTTTCAAAACTGAAATCTtgcaaaaatacaaataaatgaaaattatcgAATATGTTATTTGGTTTATATTGTTTAGATTTACTTTTTTATGTTGGTGGTGGTAATGTTTCTATAGAGAAAACTACCTCAAGATCTTAACGTGTTATGTGTGGTAAAGATACCATGGGGAACATGGGGAGACGGTTTTATTTATTTGTGGTGGGTAGAACTTTACTATCATATGTAAACTTCTTTATAGTCGCGATAGTAAATAGGTTACATTTTACTGAAGACAGATTTCTCTCTTTAGATGATATCAAAAGTGCCCGTATTATGCTTACCTTGACACTTTACTGTTTATCAGTGTGTTGTAACTAATTAGGATAGTACATATTCTTCTCCTGGTTTTTTGGtaaattgaataatttttaaaatgataatcTTATTGTGTCACTAATGAAGAGGATTAGGTTACCTCTGTTGTGATAGTGAGCAGATacaatactaaggcttttctacctcaggcatagattaccttagctgtatttggcaactcttttaggaattttggatctcaatgctcttcaacttcatactgtatttttttttttttttttttttttttatttgtttttttttttttgttttttttttgtttttttttgttttttttttaacttttttggatttgagcgtcactgatgagtcttttgtagacgaaacgcgcgtctggcgtatatataaaatttagtcctggtatctatgatgagtttatttacaaccactgggtcgatgccactgctggtggagatatatttccccgagggtatcacacttttttgtgctgacatgaattatcattgatattgttatatttttaaattaactgtttacaaaattttgaatcttttgaaatactaaggcttttctacctcaggcatagattaccttagctgtatttggcaagacttttaggaattttttatctcaatgctcttcaacttcgtactttatttagcttttttaactattttggattcgagcgtcactgatgagtcttttgtagacgaaacgcgtgtctggcgtatatataaaatttagtcctggtttctatgaagagtttatttatCCTTGTCTTGATCTGTAGAGAAGATGTAATAACATGCGCTCATGCAGCATTGCTTTTCCATGGCAAACATGCAGAAAAAGATCTGATATTACTGCTAGCATTTTTTCATAAGAAacaattgtatttctttttactttttactttcatgtatatgtaccaaacacaataatttaattttggatgtaacgcgtcttctgattggatgacgttattttgttatgagcccatagacataatttagtcatgtgaccgtgacgtcatcaacgttttttcatggttttctacggtttaaaatggaatttagaattaaattataagaaatgactgtaatattttttctgtctattcgaaataacataaaaaatgtggtgcacactgttaaataacccgctacgcgcgttattcagtgtgcaccaaattttttatgttatttcttcatagacagaaaaaatattacagtcattccttaaatgtagTCCGTAAAATAAGAAGTGAAGCcatttacaggggaggtaatgacgttaataacgtaaattgttatgttcgcgacgtcaaactatgttttatcgggaaaagattcagttttcgactgattttatcattcaaactgatttatcttgaaaacgagttcatggacccctcttttttaaaatgccatatggtttgattacgcgagaagattatgtgtgccaatttccATGAAAAcgtaaatggtgattttttttaaaaatttgataaacatgataaatatacagcaaaaagtgatgtttttttttctacattcatgaacatttgataaatatgagttatttctgaataaaaaaatgtataaatttttagaatacttaaaaaatacagaaattacaaattagttaacaaaaaacaatttgtgtttatctttttaaacaaaaaagttatggcatTCTTTCGGAAGGGAAAATACGgtcacaaatccgaattttgagcatatatacaaaatttcgacctcattttactccaaaagtagcacatgaaggtatatttgttagtacatatttgatttaatcaggtaaaaaatagtctatttggaaattgttatcaaattgtaaatacgggatcaaaactgtatcgtatgcccttaaccaCGTTGTACTATTGTTTCAAAAGTGTGATTCGTGTTAGGAGAGCAATAAGGGAAATTTTTGTTACTGCATTAATTAAATGATAGTTATCTGTATAGAATTTTTCTCGCATCTTTTTTTTCAGGGTATGTCCAGAACTTCCACCAAGCCGGAAACAAAGTTCTTTTTCTACACAGTCCTGAAAGTTACATTAACGCAACTACAATGAGTAAGTAAAGAGCGtctattcaaaacaaaacaaaatgagatattcATTTTAATCTGTTGTGACGTTTTGAATACGACTAAATATATACGTATAAAAGGTGATTATAAAGGGTTTAAAGAGATGGCTAGCCTACAGTGTCATGTAGATTTTACTAAAACATTTGACTTGCATAGATAGTTTATGGTAAAACATTTCCTGCATGAGATAGTCCAGACgagtacatataaaaaagaagatgtggtatgattgccaatgagacaactctccacaagagaccaaaatgacaaagaaattttaaaactactataggtcaccgtacggcctttaacaatgagcaaagctcatatcgcatagtcagctataaaaggcctaacagccttatttatatgaaaaaaatgtttgtttaattaCATCTTCCttttcaaaataaacaacaacaaaaacagtgCCCTATACATCACCCAATTATGGAAGAAGAGATACAACCACGTCTGAGAAAATGATTAAAAATCGACCCATCCAAAATAAGATAAGCTTCATAAATTACTTTTGTCAAGAATCGGTTTTAGCCCTTGAATGTGGACAACAGTCTCTTATATATCTTGTTTTTCTTAATAATAATTTGAAAGTGACGAAAATAGCTGTAAATAATACTGGTATAAATTGATTCATCgaaatgtttatttttaccaACACTTTAATTATGTTAAATAGGTCCAGGAAGAGTTCTAGAATGTCAAAGAGAGGCTGATGCAAAAACTGCTGAGTTAAAGGCCAAATTTATATCCAAAGCTAATGCAGATAATGTATGTACATATAGTATGTTATGTAAATGTTTAGTACATAATCCTACTTAAAACAAGTAGTTTACAGTTATCAACATGTCACTGAAATGTATATATACGATGCAAAATATCCAAAACAAAGTAAATCTGCTTTAAGCCAGAAAAGTCTTGGTACTAAATTATTCAAAAACTAATTACAGTACTACCAGTAATCGAACGAAAATAGTTTTTATCAATAAGAAGCAATCAAGACAAATTTAATAAGTAGCAAGCATCGTATGCTTTACTTATGCCTTAAATTACGAAGTTGTGTAAATTCGAAGCAATGTCATTTACTCAGTtacatatttcaaaaaaaatacgGTTTATGTGATGTTTCAGGCCAATGTATTGGATATTCGACACCCTTCACAAACATTTTAGTGACATCTACATAAAAGTACAAAAGTGAAAGCAATATCGACTTGGGAAATGCAGTTGAACATAATTGAAATAACCCATCAGACAAGAATGGATTTACATTTTGTCTCAGCTAAAATGATTTTAACAATCAGCATATTCTATGCTtaccatttccattttcaatttaatcACCAAAGTATCACGCGTGTTCGGTGCGTGACCACAATTTGTTGCGTTATGATTTCTCCGTAAGGATGAAAACATATAAGTATTGAATAGAGATAGCCgacttttaacaaaaatatgttaatttcaCTCTTATTTTTATAAGAAGACATTTCGAGTTCATA
Encoded here:
- the LOC143051530 gene encoding universal stress protein Sll1388-like isoform X2, which produces MAKVVICLDGSQYAEDAYNWYVQNFHQAGNKVLFLHSPESYINATTMSPGRVLECQREADAKTAELKAKFISKANADNVEAEFVVESAEKPGHAICEFAQKHDATFIVTGTRGMGKLRRTLLGSVSDFVVHHSHVPVLVCRHTKDK